One part of the Actinomyces howellii genome encodes these proteins:
- a CDS encoding PaaI family thioesterase — protein sequence MSDENTPTSQSADLPVAFPAFAARPFPDPRPAGSAVSATSALGTAGLEDSERGTLMATLRMEVIERSAERTVVRMPVDGARQVVGILHGGASAALIETAASVAARQAGPEGTVPVGAELHVSHLRPAHRGWVTAVATPTHRGRRTAVYEVRVSSEDGEPVAVGSLRSLYTPLDAQDALDSQEPPAPHRG from the coding sequence ATGAGCGACGAGAACACCCCGACCTCCCAGTCCGCCGACCTGCCCGTGGCCTTCCCCGCCTTCGCCGCCCGGCCCTTCCCGGACCCTCGCCCGGCGGGCTCGGCCGTCTCGGCGACGAGCGCGCTGGGCACCGCGGGGCTGGAGGACTCTGAGCGCGGCACGCTCATGGCGACGCTGCGCATGGAGGTCATCGAGCGCTCGGCCGAGCGGACGGTCGTGCGGATGCCCGTCGACGGCGCCCGGCAGGTCGTGGGGATCCTGCACGGCGGGGCGAGCGCGGCGCTCATCGAGACGGCCGCCTCCGTCGCGGCTCGACAGGCCGGCCCTGAGGGGACGGTCCCGGTGGGTGCCGAGCTCCACGTCAGCCACCTGCGCCCGGCGCACCGCGGCTGGGTGACCGCGGTGGCGACTCCGACCCACCGGGGCCGCCGCACGGCGGTCTACGAGGTCAGGGTCTCCAGCGAGGACGGCGAGCCCGTGGCCGTGGGCAGCCTGCGCTCCCTGTACACCCCCCTGGACGCCCAGGACGCCCTGGACTCCCAGGAGCCCCCGGCGCCGCACCGGGGATGA
- the rpsA gene encoding 30S ribosomal protein S1, with product MTTTTPSPAPVAVNDIGSTEEILAAVDETMKYFDDGDIVEGTVVKVDHDEVLLDIGYKTEGVILARELSIKHDVDPDEIVSVGDEIEALVLQKEDKEGRLLLSKKRAQYERAWGTIERVKEEDGVVTGSVIEVVKGGLILDIGLRGFLPASLVEMRRVRDLQPYVGRELEAKIIELDKNRNNVVLSRRAFLEQTQSEVRTNFLQTLQKGQVRSGVVSSIVNFGAFVDLGGVDGLVHVSELSWKHIDHPSEVVEVGTEVTVEVLDVDFDRERVSLSLKATQEDPWQAFARTHAIGQVVPGKVTKLVPFGAFVRVEDGIEGLVHISELAQRHVEVPEQVAKVGDEVFVKVIDIDLERRRISLSLKQANEGVDPASEDFDPSLYGMAAEYDENGNYKYPEGFDPETNEWLEGYDAQREAWEAEYAAAHARWEAHKAQVSKALEEDQDTGSAAPAPAGGTSYSSAPSEASGTLASDEALAALREKLTGN from the coding sequence ATGACCACCACCACGCCCAGCCCTGCCCCGGTCGCCGTCAACGACATCGGCTCGACCGAGGAGATCCTCGCCGCCGTCGACGAGACCATGAAGTACTTCGACGACGGTGACATCGTCGAGGGCACTGTCGTCAAGGTCGACCACGACGAGGTCCTCCTCGACATCGGCTACAAGACCGAGGGCGTCATCCTCGCTCGCGAACTGTCCATCAAGCACGACGTCGACCCCGACGAGATCGTCTCCGTCGGGGACGAGATCGAGGCCCTGGTCCTTCAGAAGGAGGACAAGGAGGGTCGTCTGCTCCTGAGCAAGAAGCGCGCTCAGTACGAGCGCGCCTGGGGCACCATCGAGCGGGTCAAGGAGGAGGACGGCGTCGTCACCGGCTCCGTCATCGAGGTCGTCAAGGGCGGCCTCATCCTCGACATCGGCCTGCGAGGCTTCCTGCCCGCCTCCCTGGTCGAGATGCGCCGTGTGCGCGACCTGCAGCCCTACGTCGGTCGCGAGCTCGAGGCCAAGATCATCGAGCTCGACAAGAACCGCAACAACGTCGTCCTGTCGCGCCGGGCCTTCCTCGAGCAGACCCAGTCCGAGGTCCGCACCAACTTCCTCCAGACGCTGCAGAAGGGCCAGGTCCGCTCCGGCGTCGTGTCCTCGATCGTCAACTTCGGCGCCTTCGTCGACCTGGGCGGCGTGGACGGCCTCGTCCACGTCTCGGAGCTGTCCTGGAAGCACATCGACCACCCCTCGGAGGTCGTCGAGGTCGGCACCGAGGTCACCGTCGAGGTCCTCGACGTCGACTTCGACCGCGAGCGCGTCTCCCTGTCGCTCAAGGCGACCCAGGAGGACCCGTGGCAGGCCTTCGCCCGCACCCACGCCATCGGTCAGGTCGTCCCGGGCAAGGTCACCAAGCTCGTCCCCTTCGGCGCCTTCGTGCGAGTCGAGGACGGCATCGAGGGCCTCGTCCACATCTCCGAGCTCGCCCAGCGCCACGTCGAGGTGCCCGAGCAGGTCGCCAAGGTCGGTGACGAGGTCTTCGTCAAGGTCATCGACATCGACCTGGAGCGCCGCCGGATCTCCCTGTCCCTCAAGCAGGCCAACGAGGGCGTGGACCCCGCCTCCGAGGACTTCGACCCCTCGCTGTACGGCATGGCCGCGGAGTACGACGAGAACGGCAACTACAAGTACCCCGAGGGCTTCGACCCGGAGACCAACGAGTGGCTCGAGGGCTACGACGCCCAGCGCGAGGCGTGGGAGGCCGAGTACGCCGCGGCCCACGCCCGCTGGGAGGCCCACAAGGCCCAGGTCTCCAAGGCCCTGGAGGAGGACCAGGACACCGGTTCCGCGGCTCCCGCGCCGGCCGGTGGCACCTCGTACTCCTCGGCCCCCTCGGAGGCCTCGGGCACCCTGGCCTCTGACGAGGCCCTCGCAGCCCTGCGCGAGAAGCTGACGGGCAACTGA
- the polA gene encoding DNA polymerase I, with amino-acid sequence MTTTETSPGTLEPPAGRLLLIDGHSMAFRAYYALPVDSFTTSTGQTTNAVHGFVSMFLSLLEQEEPTHVAVAFDLPGGTFRTEEYDQYKATRDETPAPFVGQVELVEEVLAAMRVRTVTAEGFEADDVLATLAARGQQEGMEVLICSGDRDSFQTVTERCTVLYPVKGVSTMRRMTPAEVEERYGVPPQRYPHLAALVGESSDNLPGVPGVGPKTAAKWINLYDGLEGVIAHADEIKGKAGQSLRDHLDDVVRNRRLNHLRTDLDLGIDPVRDLRVRGADRAGLARVMEVLEFRTLHQRAERVLDFDSPGADSRDEGPAQGLDALEVSVLGHDLPPGALAAWLVEHLPAGDPPEPLGLEVVGDMSPGRGRAGLVALSDGARAVAVDLDVADEADTTALARLLSDPRRPVVVADAKGAWHALAGSGMTLDGVVADPSLAGYVCRPEQRDYDIATLAQRWLGVDLETLGSASQEAGTQSAFDLDALDGRAAGAEALASARRAAVVLPLQRVLEEHMAQIGALELYEDLEMPVAATLAAMEDTGIAVDDAVLAARAAELDRRVASSAQAAYAAVGHEVNLASPKQLQTVLFDELDMPRTRRTKTGYTTDAGALADLLAKTGHPFLVNLLEHRDATKLRQTVEGLRKAVCPDSRVHTTFQQTVAATGRLSSKDPNLQNIPARTEEGRRIREAFTVGPEHECLMTADYSQIEMRIMAHLSADEALIEAFRSGEDLHRYVAALVHDVEVEDITSDQRNRVKAMSYGLAYGLSTFGLAKQLGIDNAEAAALRDAYFARFGKVHDYLVGVVEQARHDGYTATMFGRRRYLPDLTSDNRQRREIAERAALNAPIQGSAADIVKRAMVEVARSLEEAGLGSRILLQIHDELLLEVARGEAQEVERVVRERMAAAARLAVPLEVSVGLGTTWAQAAH; translated from the coding sequence GTGACCACCACCGAGACCAGCCCAGGCACCCTGGAGCCCCCCGCGGGACGGCTCCTGCTCATCGACGGCCACTCGATGGCCTTCCGCGCCTACTACGCGCTGCCGGTCGACAGCTTCACGACCTCGACCGGGCAGACGACCAACGCCGTGCACGGCTTCGTGTCGATGTTCCTGTCCCTGCTCGAGCAGGAGGAGCCCACTCACGTCGCCGTCGCCTTCGACCTGCCCGGCGGCACCTTCCGCACCGAGGAGTACGACCAGTACAAGGCGACGCGCGACGAGACCCCTGCACCCTTCGTCGGCCAGGTCGAGCTGGTCGAGGAGGTCCTGGCAGCGATGCGCGTGCGCACGGTGACCGCCGAGGGATTCGAGGCCGACGACGTCCTGGCCACCCTGGCCGCCCGGGGACAGCAGGAGGGCATGGAGGTCCTCATCTGCTCGGGCGACCGCGACTCCTTCCAGACCGTCACCGAGCGCTGCACCGTCCTCTACCCCGTCAAGGGGGTCTCGACGATGAGGCGCATGACCCCCGCCGAGGTCGAGGAGCGCTACGGCGTGCCCCCGCAGCGCTATCCCCACCTGGCCGCCCTCGTGGGGGAGTCGAGCGACAACCTCCCCGGGGTCCCCGGGGTGGGTCCCAAGACCGCCGCGAAGTGGATCAACCTCTACGACGGCCTCGAGGGGGTCATCGCCCACGCGGACGAGATCAAGGGCAAGGCGGGCCAGTCGCTGCGCGACCACCTCGACGACGTCGTGCGCAACCGCCGCCTCAACCACCTGCGCACCGACCTGGACCTGGGCATCGACCCCGTGCGGGACCTCAGGGTCAGGGGAGCCGACCGGGCCGGGCTGGCACGCGTCATGGAGGTCCTGGAGTTCCGCACCCTGCACCAGCGTGCCGAGCGGGTCCTCGACTTCGACTCCCCGGGGGCCGACTCCCGCGACGAGGGACCGGCACAGGGGCTGGACGCGCTCGAGGTGTCTGTCCTGGGGCACGACCTGCCCCCCGGTGCCCTGGCGGCCTGGCTCGTCGAGCACCTCCCAGCGGGCGACCCGCCCGAGCCCCTGGGCCTCGAGGTCGTCGGGGACATGAGTCCGGGCCGGGGCCGGGCCGGACTCGTCGCCCTGTCGGACGGGGCCCGGGCGGTGGCCGTCGACCTCGACGTGGCGGACGAGGCCGACACGACCGCCCTGGCCCGCCTCCTGTCCGACCCGCGCCGGCCCGTGGTCGTGGCCGACGCCAAGGGTGCCTGGCACGCGCTGGCCGGCTCCGGCATGACGCTCGACGGTGTCGTGGCCGACCCCTCCCTGGCCGGCTACGTGTGCCGGCCGGAGCAGCGCGACTACGACATAGCCACCCTGGCTCAGCGGTGGCTGGGCGTCGACCTCGAGACGCTCGGGAGCGCCTCCCAGGAGGCCGGGACCCAGAGCGCGTTCGACCTGGACGCCCTGGACGGCCGGGCGGCCGGGGCCGAGGCGCTCGCCTCCGCGCGCCGTGCCGCTGTCGTCCTGCCCCTGCAACGTGTCCTTGAGGAGCACATGGCCCAGATCGGCGCCCTCGAGCTCTACGAGGACCTGGAGATGCCGGTCGCCGCGACGCTGGCGGCCATGGAGGACACGGGCATCGCCGTCGACGACGCCGTCCTGGCCGCCCGCGCCGCCGAGCTCGACCGCAGGGTGGCGAGCTCGGCGCAGGCCGCCTACGCCGCAGTGGGCCACGAGGTCAACCTGGCCAGCCCCAAGCAGCTGCAGACCGTCCTGTTCGACGAGCTCGACATGCCCCGGACCCGCAGGACGAAGACCGGCTACACCACCGACGCAGGGGCCCTGGCCGACCTGCTGGCCAAGACCGGCCACCCGTTCCTCGTCAACCTCCTCGAGCACCGCGACGCCACGAAGCTGCGGCAGACCGTCGAGGGGCTGCGCAAGGCCGTGTGCCCCGACTCCCGTGTCCACACCACCTTCCAGCAGACGGTGGCGGCTACGGGACGCCTGTCCTCCAAGGACCCCAACCTCCAGAACATCCCGGCCCGCACCGAGGAGGGGCGGCGCATCAGGGAGGCGTTCACGGTCGGGCCGGAGCACGAGTGCCTCATGACGGCCGACTACTCCCAGATCGAGATGCGCATCATGGCCCACCTGTCGGCCGACGAGGCCCTCATCGAGGCCTTCCGCTCGGGGGAGGACCTCCACCGCTACGTGGCGGCCCTCGTCCACGACGTCGAGGTCGAGGACATCACCTCCGACCAACGCAACCGGGTCAAGGCGATGAGCTACGGCCTGGCCTACGGTCTGTCGACCTTCGGGCTGGCCAAGCAGCTGGGTATCGACAACGCGGAGGCCGCGGCTCTGCGCGACGCCTACTTCGCACGCTTCGGCAAGGTCCACGACTACCTCGTCGGCGTCGTCGAGCAGGCGCGTCACGACGGCTACACGGCCACGATGTTCGGACGGCGCCGCTACCTGCCCGACCTGACCAGCGACAACCGGCAGCGCCGGGAGATCGCCGAGCGCGCTGCCCTCAACGCGCCGATCCAGGGCTCAGCCGCCGACATCGTCAAAAGGGCCATGGTCGAGGTCGCCCGGTCCCTGGAGGAGGCGGGACTGGGCTCACGCATCCTGCTCCAGATCCACGACGAGCTCCTCCTGGAGGTCGCCCGAGGAGAGGCCCAGGAGGTCGAGCGCGTCGTCCGTGAGCGCATGGCGGCGGCGGCGCGACTGGCCGTCCCGCTCGAGGTCTCGGTGGGTCTGGGGACCACGTGGGCCCAGGCCGCGCACTGA